The genomic stretch gattTCAGGTTTGTTTACATACAGCTCATAGCCTAGAAGATTACACTAAAATTGAGACCTGCGATTAGGCCACAGGTTGCTGTAGCGATCACTAGTTAATACTAAAGATGCTGTGCACGACTCCTTTGCGCTGAGTTGCAGTGAAAGGAGAGCGTCAGTGCCAGTTCAGGAGAGTCTCCATCTGGCCACATGTGCATCCCCATAGCCAGAGCCAGCTGGTCAGCTCATGAATATGCAGAACACAGAGTCACTCATGAATAAAGAGCAGTTGTAAGGAGGCTCAGCTTTTTGCTACGCTGTGCTAAGGAGAAATGTGAACTATAAGTTGCTACTGAGAATCCTTAAACTACTCTTTTTTTCAACAAATCAATTTCTAAACCCATCATAAATAGTCAATGATTAGTataattttgatttattttatttaacatacACAGAGCGCAACATCTTTTAGTTCTTACCCTGTCTGTCCACTGTTAGAGCCTAGCTCATCTGTTCATGCATACTTTTAGCTAACCCTCCTCCTGAAGGTTCACCATCCTACCTGTCCCACAATTCTAACATACATCAGTTAATCAGGACCTCTAAAGACAGTTGGTGATACAGTGCATCATTACTAGAGTCAAACTGTACATTTATATAAGGTGGATGGGCCTCCAAGTGGATGGTAAGTATAATTACAAGGGTATGTGTCTGGTTTGATTTATTCAAAAGGAACAACAGAAATACTACTGCAAATTCAACAAGGCCTAAGGTAGCTCAACCCATTCTACAAGCGGCAAAATGGATTTTGGACATTCCCAGAAAACATTTagcctaaaataaaaaaaggaaagcagaataataaaatatacaatataatattttttgcaGTGACTAGTACGTTTATGGCTAATGTACACATTAAAGAATAATCACGATCAAAAACAGCAGGACAATAACAGCATTTGAGTGCCATGTGCAATTTCTAACTTCAAAAGCTCAATTATTCATGCTGTGGTTTATTAAATCCATGGAGACCTAATTGTCATGTCTAACTGACGTAAAAAAGAGACATACCACTAACAGGACATCCatgtttcctctcctctttcaatTTGGTGAGTTTGAAATGAAAATGGGAGCATATTCACTGATGCACTCAGGCGTTTTAGAGACTGTTCTgtgtacatcactgtcagaagaaaagaacaaaaatgacattttctgtTGTTAAAAAAGTTTAAGAACTTTTCTTGTGTAGTGGACTTCTCTTATGTGTTACTAATAACATCATGTATTAAGAAGACGGGCAGTAATTAACTGattcaaaaaaaacaaaaaaattccaAACATACTGAGAGGCTTAGGGATGGCAGTTTTAGTGCCATACTGCCACCCAGTGAGCATTCTAAGGTACTGTCTTTACTTCCAATACAAGTGACCATATCCTGTCCCACTGCAACAGTACTGTACTGAGCAGTAAAATAACTGGTTGCAAAGAGCAGAGTTTGACTGATTTTTTGACTGAATACCCACTTCTGCAAGCAGGACTACATATATATCAATATGATACAATGTTACAGGTGAATGGAACTCACAGCAAGTCCTTAAATGTGCTCTGAATCAGACACTAACAATTCCACAACTTTGAGAACAAGACTTCATTACTCTCGCTGGACATTCACAAGGAGGACGTTTTCCCCCCGGATAAAAAGCTGATTGACATGGCGTGTGCACACTCTTCCGTACTCCACTTTAGGCTTGGGCTCCTTTGGTCTCCGCTCTGAGCCAGCATCAAGTCCATAATGAACTGCTGTCCTAGGGTCTGCTCCCCCTTTCACACACTCTCGTCTGGAGCCGGGGTTCCTCGTCCTGCTGCTTCTCGTTGCGTAGTGAGACTCGCTGCTCTGGTCAGTTGGTTTTGaggttgctgctgctgctgccttgCTCTCCTGTAGTTGTAACTTTTGAAAAAGCTGCAAACAAAAGTGATTCATCAACAATGTGACGTAATTTCAGTTCTGCTagggaaataataaaaaataaactaaacaGCATAGACCAACAGAGCCTGCTGGCTGACCACACAAACCAGGACTAATCTGCATGGAATTCAGGAAgtatattaaatcatttatatgTGTGATCACACAGCTGCAATCTCTGACAATGTATTGTGTTGACTGGAGCGTGAAGTGTTTAAATGCGTGTCATACCCTTGTAATGGTCAGTGCCTTCTCATGATAGAATGCTTCTCCAAGTAAGGGCTCCCTGTACGTTTCATCAACATCCACCATAGCCTAACAACATAAAATAAATTGGAATAAAAGAAGACAGAAACAGGAAAAGTGCTAATTCAAGAGGATCAAAGCAAAGAGCACATTGACATTTACCAGGTTCCAGAACTTGTCGAAGGCCACCACAAACCCAGTGCAAACCCCACGAAGTCCCTTGAAGGACCGAATATGGACCTTGACTCTGATCCTCTCCTGTACACATCGGTTCAGTTCTCCTAAAGGACTCCCTTCATGCActacaaaataaatgaaacacagAAGACAGCCATCACTTCTGACAGCCAGAGGACACCAGGATCGGTCTCTTATACTTCAAAATAAACTACAGAAAACTGGAAACCGTTTTACTTCATTTCAGGAATcaagaacatacacacagtccatCACATTTGGGAATAATTTAATATTGATACAgtggtgtgcaaaagtttgacaACCCCTGGTCATAATTTTTGCTACTGTAAACAGTTATGTGAACAAAAGATTAACTGCTCTTCAAAAGACTGAGATTTAAACTGGCAGATCTTACATTAGGGCAGCAGCCTGTCCACAAATCTCATTAGAAAAGGCCAGATgatgcacattttaatgctCAAGAAATACTCTGACTCCTTAAACGATGTCCCATCAACCAGCAGCAGGGGTGGCAAAAGTACTTTAGTTAAAGTACAAGTACAATTCCAGTTCACAACCATGACACTAAGAGTAAACAGTAGTTTATGGTGTAACTGCAGCATCATCTGTAAAATCATAGAACACATTCTAATCTCTGACAATCTGTTAAAGTAAAACTAAACCTGAAGCTCAGGTCTATATAAGTTGCAAACTGAAGTTTTCACAGATTCATATTAGGTACCACCAGTGCGCACAATTAGCTGCCTGATTAGAAACTGAGCGATTAAATAAACAGTTAACTACAAACATCTTAACAAGTTTGTTTTTAAAAGggagtaaaaagtaaaaaaaaaaaaaaaagttataaataaataaataaatgcgcTTCATCTCGTCCTCCAAGCAGTAGCCCTGACCTCAGTCAGACTGAGGCGCATCTGTACAAATCCGGCTGTAATCGCATTTCAAAccatctccaaatgtggtttGCATCAGATTCGCAGAAATCGGATTTCACATGGTTTTAGTGCTGACTAGTGTATCAAATCAATCTGGATACAATCTAGATATGCCCGAAATCGGATTAgggctggcagtctgaacaAAACCTATTCTTAAGTGGTATTGAAACCAGTTACATATCCGATACGCGGCCACGCAACTCGGAATACATACAACTTCTTTCTCTTACAAGCAAAGCCCAACGACACCAAATAAGTGACCATGGAGGAACAACGTGGCCTTTTACAGCGGCTCGAGAGCCTTCTTGGTGATCGGCCCAGCTGCCAGTTTCGGGATCTCAGTGATCGCTCCAGTGATGCTGGCAAAAACCCTCACGCGAATAATTACATTTTGCGCATGCGCGTCCACATCGGATTTGcgccactttacctgctgtgtgaacgtagcctttAGCTGGCTTCAAACAGCGTGCCCAAGTATTCACTACGCAAGGCACCGAACAGTTTGCCTTTTTGGTATTTTGAATTGTATCGTTATGCTTTTGGAAATCAGATCATCTCTTTCTCATATAGCTACTCACCAAAACATATTTTGACCAAGGGTGCACAAACTTACCACCGTCGCTATAACAGTCGGTCAATCCTGTTTATGCAATAGTGAAAACACTTCGCTAACTAGCGCTGCGTATATTCTACTCAATAATatcaattaaaataaagatCTGAGGTACGTACAGGGCATCCTCGTGAGAACATTTTTACGAGCTTTTTGTTTTCCGCGACTTTGTTTTCTCCCACTCTGCTCTCCCTCCTCAATTGGATTGTTAACCATCagctttctcagtctctctatcCTCTCCGGGTCTGCTACACCCTTCCTCGCTTTGCGTAGCCTTTTCTCTACGTTTTCTGGTTTTGCTCGCCCACGTCCACCTTTAATGAAGCTTTCGTATTCAGCGATGTTGTTAAAGCACTTGATGTTGGGGAAGGGCAGCGGAACCTGAGGGGAGTACAGAGCGAGCAGAGGATCAAACTGGTCCGAACTGATGTCCAGTTTCTTATCGAGATCATCTTCACTATCGCTTTGGTCCGATTCTGGCTGCTCACAAGCACTTAAAGTTGAAGTTTGATCACGAGGAACCGAACTACTCTCACCCCCAGTTTCCCTCTCACTTTCCTCCATGTTTGAAATAACCGCAGACTCCAGAGAAAGCAGTGGTGTGAAGCCAGAAGCCAAAAAACTTATCACCGAGCTTCAATTTAAAGGCCCGAACGGTAAAGCAGAACAAATGTATGAgatatattattgttgttgtcgttgttacgattaataattattattattattgttgttgttattgttgtagaACAACCTCTATATATTTCCTATGTATTTATAAGGGCTTAGAATTTATTACACTATAGTTTATACTTTTTTAGATTCtatagaataaataatgaatatatacattcacgtttgttttatattttatagcaGAGTTTAAATGTGCCTAAAACTGCTTTTTGAAGTCATTTATCTTGTCAAACTGACTTGCAAGTTTGTTGCTACACGGAGCGTTCATGGGCATGGGCTGATTTCCGGTTTCCACCCTTTGCCTCTCCAGTAGGCGGCGGACTCACCGATGAAAACAAAACAGCTCTTTTACAGCAGCgatacagcagctctgtctgcGTTATTATGGGAAAGCTGTCCGTCCTCGCCGCTTTTTTCATTCAGTCTGAGTTACAGGTGCTGGTGTTGTAACTGGTGTCCTCCTACTCGGTGAAATGAACCATTAACGGTTGACTTGTGCTTCAGTTTCTGGTAAGGCCCGAGCCATTGTTTTAACGAGTTTCCCTGTTTCACACGAGCGCCCCTCAGTTTAGCCCAGTCTTTAGCCGCGAACTGCTCTATGGcttaagtgtttatttactatcAGTTCTGACAGTAAGAGGACTAGCTACATATTGGTCCTTGTATTTTCACAAGCTAGCAAATATAAAGAGACAATTCTTGATAAATTAGCTAGCTTGTCTGCTAGCAGACTCTCAACCATCTAACGTATACTCCAGTTTCCCCAGGGGGTTCATTTTTAATTTGTAACGTATAAATTGTAATAAACTATAATGTCAGTTTACTTttcttattatataatatataaagttAAGTATTTTCTATAAAATCATCTAAAGAAACGTGACAATAGGCAGCACAAAAGTTATACAGTCACTAGGAACAGATCTCATAGGACCTGTAAAAGCATATTTTAAGGTTGTAGTGTCTGACTTCTCACTAGGCATACAAATTCCTTCCAGTTTGATAAAATTATGAAAAGTTACTTTAATCTTAATTTAATACAGATGGCTTGTGCCACAAGACGAGAACAAAAATAAACCAAAGTTGGACAACCCTGTCTGATACCTGTGGAACCTTAAAGTGGTACCATGGCTTGGGAGTCCTAATAACACTGTGTTCTTTTCTTTACAGGAAACATGGAGGTTTTGTTGCCATACTCAAGGAGTGAGCGCTTCCTGTAAAAAGGATAGTGGATTCAGATTTTAAAGCGTACAACTAGAATGGTTTCTGTACTTATTCACATTAAACATATTTTGTAGAAATTCTTCTATATATGTTTATAGCAGTCCATCTGGTGTGTAAGCATTGGGAAACAGCGTGgccacaaacaaaaaaagaaaaacgagAACCCAATATACCAGGCAAATGCTTATCTGAACAGATGTGGTATTAATCTGGGCCAACTCTTTTAGCTGAGGTAAAtaagtgtatatgtatatttgcaTAATATGGTTAAACCAGAACATATCTTAATTTACTTAAATTGTTCTTTTTCCTCCTTATGTTACAGATTTAATCAAAGGTAATGGAGTTTCCAGGACATAGTCAGCAGCTCTTGGCTAGTCTGCGCTCCCAGCGCCTACAGGGATTTCTATGTGACTGCACTGTGAAGGTTGGCCCCACTCGTTTTCTGGCTCACCGTGCCGTTCTGGCTTCCTGCTCCCCGTTCTTCCACATGTTCTACTCCGAACACCCAGTAGGGAATACATCCACAGTTAACGGAGGTCCAGAGAGGGATACTGTCAACATTAATGGAGATATAGTTACTCCTGCAGCATTTGGGCTTCTCCTTGATTTTATGTATGAGGGAGTTCTGCGATTGGTAACTCATCCTCCTCCAGAAGATGTGCTTGCTGCAGCAAGTTTCCTGCACATGAATGATGTGGTCAGAGTATGCAAGAAACGACTGCAAGGCCGTGGGCTGGCTGAGGCAGACAGTACCAGGGCAGAAGATGCAGGGAGTGAGGCTGGGCGAGACGGTGGGTCATCAAGAGAAGGAAGGTCAAATGAAGCAGGAGAGCGAAATGGTGGAATGGGACTGGTAGTTGATGGCGGACAGGTAGCTGTCAGTATTTCAGGATCAAATGCATCTTTATTACCCTCATTAACACAGTCTCTTCAGCCAAGCCAGCAAACATCTCATGTTGACACTAAAACTGAGACAATCATGGAAATGCCTAGCCGAATTTCACACAGTGCTAATTTAGGCAGTCCAGACATGGCAGACACTACGCAACCAGGCATGGACTCTCTTTCAGCAATGAGCGATTCGGGGCAGGGTTTGTACACATCCTCTCCGGGGCCTGTTAGAGCGGGAACATCAACATCAGGTAGTGTTGAGTCTGCACTTTCAAGCCCTTGCAGCACCACAGAACCAATTCTGACAGGCACAGAAACTCAGCCCAGCGCCTCGACTGTCATGGCTTTGGTCTACGTGGACACCAACCGAGCTGGAGACTCGTCAAAAGAACCCAGCACCGTGCTTGCACGAGGCAGCTCTCCACATGGTCAGACAACAAAACCCAAGCCAGTTCAGCGACGAGGACAGAGTTTTACCATTTCACTACCACTTCAGCACAATCCCAGTCAGGCTGAAGGGAGAAAATCCTTAAGAAGTTTAAGTGAGCAGCAACAGCCATGTGAGCGGGAGAAAGATGATGGAGTGAAGGTAAAGGTGGAGGCCATTGTGATCTCTGATGAAGAACCAGAAGATGCTGAGGAGACACTCATGAGGGTCAGAGAGCAAAGAAGAGATGCAGATTTAGAGGAACGGGAGGATTATGACAGTAACCATGATGTTGAAGAGATTACTAATGCTCACTTCATACCTCCCCACACATTATTGCAGCTC from Salminus brasiliensis chromosome 19, fSalBra1.hap2, whole genome shotgun sequence encodes the following:
- the lsm11 gene encoding U7 snRNA-associated Sm-like protein LSm11 codes for the protein MEESERETGGESSSVPRDQTSTLSACEQPESDQSDSEDDLDKKLDISSDQFDPLLALYSPQVPLPFPNIKCFNNIAEYESFIKGGRGRAKPENVEKRLRKARKGVADPERIERLRKLMVNNPIEEGEQSGRKQSRGKQKARKNVLTRMPLHEGSPLGELNRCVQERIRVKVHIRSFKGLRGVCTGFVVAFDKFWNLAMVDVDETYREPLLGEAFYHEKALTITRLFQKLQLQESKAAAAATSKPTDQSSESHYATRSSRTRNPGSRRECVKGGADPRTAVHYGLDAGSERRPKEPKPKVEYGRVCTRHVNQLFIRGENVLLVNVQRE
- the zbtb3 gene encoding zinc finger and BTB domain-containing protein 3 is translated as MEFPGHSQQLLASLRSQRLQGFLCDCTVKVGPTRFLAHRAVLASCSPFFHMFYSEHPVGNTSTVNGGPERDTVNINGDIVTPAAFGLLLDFMYEGVLRLVTHPPPEDVLAAASFLHMNDVVRVCKKRLQGRGLAEADSTRAEDAGSEAGRDGGSSREGRSNEAGERNGGMGLVVDGGQVAVSISGSNASLLPSLTQSLQPSQQTSHVDTKTETIMEMPSRISHSANLGSPDMADTTQPGMDSLSAMSDSGQGLYTSSPGPVRAGTSTSGSVESALSSPCSTTEPILTGTETQPSASTVMALVYVDTNRAGDSSKEPSTVLARGSSPHGQTTKPKPVQRRGQSFTISLPLQHNPSQAEGRKSLRSLSEQQQPCEREKDDGVKVKVEAIVISDEEPEDAEETLMRVREQRRDADLEEREDYDSNHDVEEITNAHFIPPHTLLQLPHDHQEPLSYPVSPHGPSTSSSDTASFPSSLFPAATQQSEQQAIYFEDFQDSLGNYVEDVPTCNTCGKTFSCAYTLRRHAIVHTRERPYECSYCYRSYTQSGDLYRHIRKAHDHDLPVKRNRTETDPLPSPPLPQPPQT